In Clupea harengus chromosome 25, Ch_v2.0.2, whole genome shotgun sequence, one genomic interval encodes:
- the LOC105909245 gene encoding histone H2B-like, translating to MPEVAKTAPKKGSKKSVVKPVGKSGKKRRKSRKESYGIYIYKVMKQVHPDTGISSKAMGIMNSFVNDIFERIAGESSRLAHYNKRSTITSREIQTAVRLLLPGELAKHAVSEGTKAVTKYTSSK from the coding sequence ATGCCAGAAGTAGCGAAGACTGCGCCCAAGAAAGGCTCAAAGAAGTCCGTGGTGAAGCCGGTTGGCAAGAGCGGAAAGAAGCGCCGTAAGTCCAGGAAGGAGAGCTATGGCATCTACATCTACAAGGTGATGAAGCAGGTTCATCCCGACACCGGAATCTCTTCCAAGGCGATGGGCATCATGAATTCTTTCGTCAACGACATCTTTGAGCGCATCGCCGGGGAGTCTTCTCGTCTCGCTCATTACAACAAGCGCTCCACTATCACCTCCAGGGAGATCCAGACCGCCGTCCGCCTGTTGCTTCCCGGCGAGCTGGCCAAGCACGCCGTGTCCGAGGGAACCAAGGCCGTCACCAAGTACACCAGCTCCAAGTAG